The window TACCCACTCCactccctcctcctcctcctcctccactcCTCGCCACCATATTCATCACCTCCAGCATCACAAGGCCTTCCCCCAGTCTGAGACCTTCGGTATTCTCGCTGCCCTCCCTGAGAACGAGGCCTCCTCCAGCCTTCGGAACTCCTCGTATTTCTACCATAAGGCCTCCGtgtcctcctcctcttcctcttccccttCCTCTTCTCGGATGATTCCGACTATCCCTAAACCTCCTCTTGAGCGGTTGCCCTTGCCGATTTCTTCCTCGTTGAAGTACCAGTCCGCTCCGGTCAATGTGCCAATGATGTCCAAGGCGGCGGTTCAGAGACACCAAGAGATAGATGTGGATGATGTTGATGAAAGTGATGGGGAGATGTTGCCGCCTCATGAAATTGTCGCCAGAAGTTTGGCTCAATCGCCATTGTTGTCTTGCTCGGTACTCGAGGGTGCGGGAAGGACGTTAAAGGGCAGGGATCTTCGCCAGGTTCGAAATGCTGTTTGGAGACGAACAGGTTTTCTTGATTAGGGATTTGAACTGCTTTAATTACTTTTGGAGAATTGATTTGCTTAGTTCTTCGTCGTTTGACAATATTCGCCAGTCTGCGAGTGTCTGGTTCACTTTGACGACTGTTTGTGTCGCTCTTTTTGGAGTATTGAGGGTCCAGGAATATTTGAATCTGC is drawn from Cucurbita pepo subsp. pepo cultivar mu-cu-16 unplaced genomic scaffold, ASM280686v2 Cp4.1_scaffold002721, whole genome shotgun sequence and contains these coding sequences:
- the LOC111786770 gene encoding uncharacterized protein LOC111786770; the encoded protein is MDLTPSSRFRHRKSPSSERFLLSFSSPSPRPSNPTSANALDDDNNSELNEDDVFWTGDFAADSTHHTHSTPSSSSSSTPRHHIHHLQHHKAFPQSETFGILAALPENEASSSLRNSSYFYHKASVSSSSSSSPSSSRMIPTIPKPPLERLPLPISSSLKYQSAPVNVPMMSKAAVQRHQEIDVDDVDESDGEMLPPHEIVARSLAQSPLLSCSVLEGAGRTLKGRDLRQVRNAVWRRTGFLD